A window of the Pogona vitticeps strain Pit_001003342236 chromosome 4, PviZW2.1, whole genome shotgun sequence genome harbors these coding sequences:
- the MCOLN2 gene encoding mucolipin-2 isoform X1 — protein sequence MCPAPLTEFVAPGRAGVGGRKPRRPSVMSLRDLGKGRTLVTRSVMSQPDSDFKEEQSLKEDLKFYFMNPCEKYRARRQIPWKLGIQILKIVMVTTQLILFGLSNQLVVSFKEENTVAFKHLFLKNYSGVDEDDYSRSVYTQQDVYDSIFFAINQYRQLKNISLGTLGYEQDEEDLAGLQICKQQYRKGTMLPSNDTLHIDSTIETECIHLDPQELAAKETSDLKNSSFFHLEFYRLIQVEISFKLKGIDLQTIHDRELPDCYEFENTITFNNRAHSGKMKIFFDTDADIQECKDWNISGSIQKNTQYILVFDGFVIVTCFASLILCTRSIILALKLQKRFVNFFLEKYKRHVCSADRLEFINGWYVLVIISDMMTIIGSIMKMEIKAKNLTSYDVCSIFLGTSTLFVWAGVIRYLGYFQTYNVLILTMQASLPKVLRFCCCAGMIYLGYTFCGWIVIGPYHEKFEDLNTVAECLFSLVNGDDMFATFAQIQQKSTLVWLFSRLYLYSFISLFIYMILSLFIALITDAYDTIKKYQQIGSPVTDLHEFLKECSSEEYCSGPERSLSFCCCRRSLFWLNRRSRGRVS from the exons ATGTGTCCCGCGCCTCTCACGGAGTTCGTCGCCCCGGGCAGAGCTGGAGTTGGCGGCAGGAAGCCTCGGCGGCCCTCCGTCATGTCCCTCCGGGACTTGGGCAAGGGAAGGACGCTGGTGACCAG AAGTGTGATGTCTCAACCGGATTCGGACTTTAAGGAAGAGCAATCTCTGAAAGAGGATTTAAAGTTTTACTTCATGAATCCATGTGAAAAATACCGAGCTCGACGTCAAATACCATGGAAACTGGGGATCCAGATTTTGAAGATAGTTATGGTTACTACTCAG ctTATCCTTTTTGGTCTGAGTAATCAGTTGGTGGTTTCTTTCAAAGAGGAGAATACTGTAGCTTTCAAGCACCTGTTCCTGAAAAACTACTCTGGTGTTGATGAAGACGACTATAGCCGTAGCGTGTACACACAGCAAGATGTTTACGATAGTATCTTTTTTGCAATTAATCAG TACCGGCAGCTGAAGAATATATCACTGGGCACGCTTGGTTATGAGCAAGATGAAGAAGACTTGGCAGGCTTACAGATATGCAAGCAACAATACAGGAAAGGCACGATGCTTCCATCTAACGATACATTGCACATAGACAGTACTATTGAAACAG AATGCATTCACCTAGATCCCCAGGAACTGGCTGCTAAGGAAACAAGTGACTTGAAGAATTCATCGTTTTTCCACCTTGAGTTTTATAG GCTCATACAGGTTGAAATTTCTTTTAAACTAAAAGGCATCGATCTACAAACCATTCATGACCGTGAACTGCCTGACTGTTATGAATTTGAGAATACT ATTACTTTTAACAACAGAGCCCATAGtggtaaaatgaaaatattttttgataCTGATGCTGACATTCAAGAGTGTAAAGATTGGAATATATCTGGATCCA TTCAAAAGAACACACAATACATCTTGGTTTTTGATGGGTTCGTCATTGTGACCTGCTTTGCTTCTCTTATTCTCTGCACACGATCCATTATTCTTGCTCTAAAACTGCAAAAA AGATTTGTGAATTTCTTCCTGGAGAAATATAAGCGCCACGTGTGCAGTGCAGACCGCCTAGAATTCATAAATGGGTGGTATGTCCTGGTGATTATTAGCGATATGATGACTATCATTGGGTCCATaatgaaaatggaaataaaagccAAG AATCTTACGAGCTATGATGTTTGCAGCATTTTCCTTGGTACATCTACTCTGTTTGTTTGGGCAGGAGTCATTCGGTATTTGGGATACTTCCAGACTTACAAC GTGCTAATTTTAACAATGCAAGCATCCTTGCCCAAAGTTCTAAGGTTCTGTTGCTGTGCTGGAATGATATATCTTGGCTATACTTTCTGTGGCTGGATTGTTATAGGACCATATCATGAAAAG TTTGAGGATCTGAACACAGTCGCagagtgtttgttttctttggtcAATGGCGATGACATGTTTGCTACATTTGCTCAGATCCAGCAGAAAAGTACATTAGTGTGGCTCTTCAGTCGATTGTACCTGTATTCCTTCATTAGCCTCTTCATATATATGATCCTCAGCCTTTTTATTGCACTGATTACAGATGCTTATGACACCATAAAG AAATATCAGCAGATTGGATCCCCAGTTACTGATCTTCATGAATTCCTAAAAGAATGCAGCAGTGAAGAATACTGCAGTGGACCAGAGCGGTCCTTAAGTTTCTGTTGCTGCAGGAG ATCACTCTTCTGGCTGAATCGTCGCTCTCGTGGTAGAGTGTCCTGA
- the MCOLN2 gene encoding mucolipin-2 isoform X3: protein MCPAPLTEFVAPGRAGVGGRKPRRPSVMSLRDLGKGRTLVTRSVMSQPDSDFKEEQSLKEDLKFYFMNPCEKYRARRQIPWKLGIQILKIVMVTTQLILFGLSNQLVVSFKEENTVAFKHLFLKNYSGVDEDDYSRSVYTQQDVYDSIFFAINQYRQLKNISLGTLGYEQDEEDLAGLQICKQQYRKGTMLPSNDTLHIDSTIETDPQELAAKETSDLKNSSFFHLEFYRLIQVEISFKLKGIDLQTIHDRELPDCYEFENTITFNNRAHSGKMKIFFDTDADIQECKDWNISGSIQKNTQYILVFDGFVIVTCFASLILCTRSIILALKLQKRFVNFFLEKYKRHVCSADRLEFINGWYVLVIISDMMTIIGSIMKMEIKAKNLTSYDVCSIFLGTSTLFVWAGVIRYLGYFQTYNVLILTMQASLPKVLRFCCCAGMIYLGYTFCGWIVIGPYHEKFEDLNTVAECLFSLVNGDDMFATFAQIQQKSTLVWLFSRLYLYSFISLFIYMILSLFIALITDAYDTIKKYQQIGSPVTDLHEFLKECSSEEYCSGPERSLSFCCCRRSLFWLNRRSRGRVS, encoded by the exons ATGTGTCCCGCGCCTCTCACGGAGTTCGTCGCCCCGGGCAGAGCTGGAGTTGGCGGCAGGAAGCCTCGGCGGCCCTCCGTCATGTCCCTCCGGGACTTGGGCAAGGGAAGGACGCTGGTGACCAG AAGTGTGATGTCTCAACCGGATTCGGACTTTAAGGAAGAGCAATCTCTGAAAGAGGATTTAAAGTTTTACTTCATGAATCCATGTGAAAAATACCGAGCTCGACGTCAAATACCATGGAAACTGGGGATCCAGATTTTGAAGATAGTTATGGTTACTACTCAG ctTATCCTTTTTGGTCTGAGTAATCAGTTGGTGGTTTCTTTCAAAGAGGAGAATACTGTAGCTTTCAAGCACCTGTTCCTGAAAAACTACTCTGGTGTTGATGAAGACGACTATAGCCGTAGCGTGTACACACAGCAAGATGTTTACGATAGTATCTTTTTTGCAATTAATCAG TACCGGCAGCTGAAGAATATATCACTGGGCACGCTTGGTTATGAGCAAGATGAAGAAGACTTGGCAGGCTTACAGATATGCAAGCAACAATACAGGAAAGGCACGATGCTTCCATCTAACGATACATTGCACATAGACAGTACTATTGAAACAG ATCCCCAGGAACTGGCTGCTAAGGAAACAAGTGACTTGAAGAATTCATCGTTTTTCCACCTTGAGTTTTATAG GCTCATACAGGTTGAAATTTCTTTTAAACTAAAAGGCATCGATCTACAAACCATTCATGACCGTGAACTGCCTGACTGTTATGAATTTGAGAATACT ATTACTTTTAACAACAGAGCCCATAGtggtaaaatgaaaatattttttgataCTGATGCTGACATTCAAGAGTGTAAAGATTGGAATATATCTGGATCCA TTCAAAAGAACACACAATACATCTTGGTTTTTGATGGGTTCGTCATTGTGACCTGCTTTGCTTCTCTTATTCTCTGCACACGATCCATTATTCTTGCTCTAAAACTGCAAAAA AGATTTGTGAATTTCTTCCTGGAGAAATATAAGCGCCACGTGTGCAGTGCAGACCGCCTAGAATTCATAAATGGGTGGTATGTCCTGGTGATTATTAGCGATATGATGACTATCATTGGGTCCATaatgaaaatggaaataaaagccAAG AATCTTACGAGCTATGATGTTTGCAGCATTTTCCTTGGTACATCTACTCTGTTTGTTTGGGCAGGAGTCATTCGGTATTTGGGATACTTCCAGACTTACAAC GTGCTAATTTTAACAATGCAAGCATCCTTGCCCAAAGTTCTAAGGTTCTGTTGCTGTGCTGGAATGATATATCTTGGCTATACTTTCTGTGGCTGGATTGTTATAGGACCATATCATGAAAAG TTTGAGGATCTGAACACAGTCGCagagtgtttgttttctttggtcAATGGCGATGACATGTTTGCTACATTTGCTCAGATCCAGCAGAAAAGTACATTAGTGTGGCTCTTCAGTCGATTGTACCTGTATTCCTTCATTAGCCTCTTCATATATATGATCCTCAGCCTTTTTATTGCACTGATTACAGATGCTTATGACACCATAAAG AAATATCAGCAGATTGGATCCCCAGTTACTGATCTTCATGAATTCCTAAAAGAATGCAGCAGTGAAGAATACTGCAGTGGACCAGAGCGGTCCTTAAGTTTCTGTTGCTGCAGGAG ATCACTCTTCTGGCTGAATCGTCGCTCTCGTGGTAGAGTGTCCTGA
- the MCOLN2 gene encoding mucolipin-2 isoform X5, with translation MLEDCCENPSYQFVRTKLCMTELSVMSQPDSDFKEEQSLKEDLKFYFMNPCEKYRARRQIPWKLGIQILKIVMVTTQLILFGLSNQLVVSFKEENTVAFKHLFLKNYSGVDEDDYSRSVYTQQDVYDSIFFAINQYRQLKNISLGTLGYEQDEEDLAGLQICKQQYRKGTMLPSNDTLHIDSTIETECIHLDPQELAAKETSDLKNSSFFHLEFYRLIQVEISFKLKGIDLQTIHDRELPDCYEFENTITFNNRAHSGKMKIFFDTDADIQECKDWNISGSIQKNTQYILVFDGFVIVTCFASLILCTRSIILALKLQKRFVNFFLEKYKRHVCSADRLEFINGWYVLVIISDMMTIIGSIMKMEIKAKNLTSYDVCSIFLGTSTLFVWAGVIRYLGYFQTYNVLILTMQASLPKVLRFCCCAGMIYLGYTFCGWIVIGPYHEKFEDLNTVAECLFSLVNGDDMFATFAQIQQKSTLVWLFSRLYLYSFISLFIYMILSLFIALITDAYDTIKKYQQIGSPVTDLHEFLKECSSEEYCSGPERSLSFCCCRRQKSDDNLILIN, from the exons ATGCTGGAGGACTGCTGTGAGAACCCTTCCTACCAATTCGTTAGGACTAAGCTCTGCATGACAGAACT AAGTGTGATGTCTCAACCGGATTCGGACTTTAAGGAAGAGCAATCTCTGAAAGAGGATTTAAAGTTTTACTTCATGAATCCATGTGAAAAATACCGAGCTCGACGTCAAATACCATGGAAACTGGGGATCCAGATTTTGAAGATAGTTATGGTTACTACTCAG ctTATCCTTTTTGGTCTGAGTAATCAGTTGGTGGTTTCTTTCAAAGAGGAGAATACTGTAGCTTTCAAGCACCTGTTCCTGAAAAACTACTCTGGTGTTGATGAAGACGACTATAGCCGTAGCGTGTACACACAGCAAGATGTTTACGATAGTATCTTTTTTGCAATTAATCAG TACCGGCAGCTGAAGAATATATCACTGGGCACGCTTGGTTATGAGCAAGATGAAGAAGACTTGGCAGGCTTACAGATATGCAAGCAACAATACAGGAAAGGCACGATGCTTCCATCTAACGATACATTGCACATAGACAGTACTATTGAAACAG AATGCATTCACCTAGATCCCCAGGAACTGGCTGCTAAGGAAACAAGTGACTTGAAGAATTCATCGTTTTTCCACCTTGAGTTTTATAG GCTCATACAGGTTGAAATTTCTTTTAAACTAAAAGGCATCGATCTACAAACCATTCATGACCGTGAACTGCCTGACTGTTATGAATTTGAGAATACT ATTACTTTTAACAACAGAGCCCATAGtggtaaaatgaaaatattttttgataCTGATGCTGACATTCAAGAGTGTAAAGATTGGAATATATCTGGATCCA TTCAAAAGAACACACAATACATCTTGGTTTTTGATGGGTTCGTCATTGTGACCTGCTTTGCTTCTCTTATTCTCTGCACACGATCCATTATTCTTGCTCTAAAACTGCAAAAA AGATTTGTGAATTTCTTCCTGGAGAAATATAAGCGCCACGTGTGCAGTGCAGACCGCCTAGAATTCATAAATGGGTGGTATGTCCTGGTGATTATTAGCGATATGATGACTATCATTGGGTCCATaatgaaaatggaaataaaagccAAG AATCTTACGAGCTATGATGTTTGCAGCATTTTCCTTGGTACATCTACTCTGTTTGTTTGGGCAGGAGTCATTCGGTATTTGGGATACTTCCAGACTTACAAC GTGCTAATTTTAACAATGCAAGCATCCTTGCCCAAAGTTCTAAGGTTCTGTTGCTGTGCTGGAATGATATATCTTGGCTATACTTTCTGTGGCTGGATTGTTATAGGACCATATCATGAAAAG TTTGAGGATCTGAACACAGTCGCagagtgtttgttttctttggtcAATGGCGATGACATGTTTGCTACATTTGCTCAGATCCAGCAGAAAAGTACATTAGTGTGGCTCTTCAGTCGATTGTACCTGTATTCCTTCATTAGCCTCTTCATATATATGATCCTCAGCCTTTTTATTGCACTGATTACAGATGCTTATGACACCATAAAG AAATATCAGCAGATTGGATCCCCAGTTACTGATCTTCATGAATTCCTAAAAGAATGCAGCAGTGAAGAATACTGCAGTGGACCAGAGCGGTCCTTAAGTTTCTGTTGCTGCAGGAG ACAGAAAAGCGATGATAACTTGATACTTATTAATTGA
- the MCOLN2 gene encoding mucolipin-2 isoform X2 produces the protein MCPAPLTEFVAPGRAGVGGRKPRRPSVMSLRDLGKGRTLVTRSVMSQPDSDFKEEQSLKEDLKFYFMNPCEKYRARRQIPWKLGIQILKIVMVTTQLILFGLSNQLVVSFKEENTVAFKHLFLKNYSGVDEDDYSRSVYTQQDVYDSIFFAINQYRQLKNISLGTLGYEQDEEDLAGLQICKQQYRKGTMLPSNDTLHIDSTIETECIHLDPQELAAKETSDLKNSSFFHLEFYRLIQVEISFKLKGIDLQTIHDRELPDCYEFENTITFNNRAHSGKMKIFFDTDADIQECKDWNISGSIQKNTQYILVFDGFVIVTCFASLILCTRSIILALKLQKRFVNFFLEKYKRHVCSADRLEFINGWYVLVIISDMMTIIGSIMKMEIKAKNLTSYDVCSIFLGTSTLFVWAGVIRYLGYFQTYNVLILTMQASLPKVLRFCCCAGMIYLGYTFCGWIVIGPYHEKFEDLNTVAECLFSLVNGDDMFATFAQIQQKSTLVWLFSRLYLYSFISLFIYMILSLFIALITDAYDTIKKYQQIGSPVTDLHEFLKECSSEEYCSGPERSLSFCCCRRQKSDDNLILIN, from the exons ATGTGTCCCGCGCCTCTCACGGAGTTCGTCGCCCCGGGCAGAGCTGGAGTTGGCGGCAGGAAGCCTCGGCGGCCCTCCGTCATGTCCCTCCGGGACTTGGGCAAGGGAAGGACGCTGGTGACCAG AAGTGTGATGTCTCAACCGGATTCGGACTTTAAGGAAGAGCAATCTCTGAAAGAGGATTTAAAGTTTTACTTCATGAATCCATGTGAAAAATACCGAGCTCGACGTCAAATACCATGGAAACTGGGGATCCAGATTTTGAAGATAGTTATGGTTACTACTCAG ctTATCCTTTTTGGTCTGAGTAATCAGTTGGTGGTTTCTTTCAAAGAGGAGAATACTGTAGCTTTCAAGCACCTGTTCCTGAAAAACTACTCTGGTGTTGATGAAGACGACTATAGCCGTAGCGTGTACACACAGCAAGATGTTTACGATAGTATCTTTTTTGCAATTAATCAG TACCGGCAGCTGAAGAATATATCACTGGGCACGCTTGGTTATGAGCAAGATGAAGAAGACTTGGCAGGCTTACAGATATGCAAGCAACAATACAGGAAAGGCACGATGCTTCCATCTAACGATACATTGCACATAGACAGTACTATTGAAACAG AATGCATTCACCTAGATCCCCAGGAACTGGCTGCTAAGGAAACAAGTGACTTGAAGAATTCATCGTTTTTCCACCTTGAGTTTTATAG GCTCATACAGGTTGAAATTTCTTTTAAACTAAAAGGCATCGATCTACAAACCATTCATGACCGTGAACTGCCTGACTGTTATGAATTTGAGAATACT ATTACTTTTAACAACAGAGCCCATAGtggtaaaatgaaaatattttttgataCTGATGCTGACATTCAAGAGTGTAAAGATTGGAATATATCTGGATCCA TTCAAAAGAACACACAATACATCTTGGTTTTTGATGGGTTCGTCATTGTGACCTGCTTTGCTTCTCTTATTCTCTGCACACGATCCATTATTCTTGCTCTAAAACTGCAAAAA AGATTTGTGAATTTCTTCCTGGAGAAATATAAGCGCCACGTGTGCAGTGCAGACCGCCTAGAATTCATAAATGGGTGGTATGTCCTGGTGATTATTAGCGATATGATGACTATCATTGGGTCCATaatgaaaatggaaataaaagccAAG AATCTTACGAGCTATGATGTTTGCAGCATTTTCCTTGGTACATCTACTCTGTTTGTTTGGGCAGGAGTCATTCGGTATTTGGGATACTTCCAGACTTACAAC GTGCTAATTTTAACAATGCAAGCATCCTTGCCCAAAGTTCTAAGGTTCTGTTGCTGTGCTGGAATGATATATCTTGGCTATACTTTCTGTGGCTGGATTGTTATAGGACCATATCATGAAAAG TTTGAGGATCTGAACACAGTCGCagagtgtttgttttctttggtcAATGGCGATGACATGTTTGCTACATTTGCTCAGATCCAGCAGAAAAGTACATTAGTGTGGCTCTTCAGTCGATTGTACCTGTATTCCTTCATTAGCCTCTTCATATATATGATCCTCAGCCTTTTTATTGCACTGATTACAGATGCTTATGACACCATAAAG AAATATCAGCAGATTGGATCCCCAGTTACTGATCTTCATGAATTCCTAAAAGAATGCAGCAGTGAAGAATACTGCAGTGGACCAGAGCGGTCCTTAAGTTTCTGTTGCTGCAGGAG ACAGAAAAGCGATGATAACTTGATACTTATTAATTGA
- the MCOLN2 gene encoding mucolipin-2 isoform X4, protein MLEDCCENPSYQFVRTKLCMTELSVMSQPDSDFKEEQSLKEDLKFYFMNPCEKYRARRQIPWKLGIQILKIVMVTTQLILFGLSNQLVVSFKEENTVAFKHLFLKNYSGVDEDDYSRSVYTQQDVYDSIFFAINQYRQLKNISLGTLGYEQDEEDLAGLQICKQQYRKGTMLPSNDTLHIDSTIETECIHLDPQELAAKETSDLKNSSFFHLEFYRLIQVEISFKLKGIDLQTIHDRELPDCYEFENTITFNNRAHSGKMKIFFDTDADIQECKDWNISGSIQKNTQYILVFDGFVIVTCFASLILCTRSIILALKLQKRFVNFFLEKYKRHVCSADRLEFINGWYVLVIISDMMTIIGSIMKMEIKAKNLTSYDVCSIFLGTSTLFVWAGVIRYLGYFQTYNVLILTMQASLPKVLRFCCCAGMIYLGYTFCGWIVIGPYHEKFEDLNTVAECLFSLVNGDDMFATFAQIQQKSTLVWLFSRLYLYSFISLFIYMILSLFIALITDAYDTIKKYQQIGSPVTDLHEFLKECSSEEYCSGPERSLSFCCCRRSLFWLNRRSRGRVS, encoded by the exons ATGCTGGAGGACTGCTGTGAGAACCCTTCCTACCAATTCGTTAGGACTAAGCTCTGCATGACAGAACT AAGTGTGATGTCTCAACCGGATTCGGACTTTAAGGAAGAGCAATCTCTGAAAGAGGATTTAAAGTTTTACTTCATGAATCCATGTGAAAAATACCGAGCTCGACGTCAAATACCATGGAAACTGGGGATCCAGATTTTGAAGATAGTTATGGTTACTACTCAG ctTATCCTTTTTGGTCTGAGTAATCAGTTGGTGGTTTCTTTCAAAGAGGAGAATACTGTAGCTTTCAAGCACCTGTTCCTGAAAAACTACTCTGGTGTTGATGAAGACGACTATAGCCGTAGCGTGTACACACAGCAAGATGTTTACGATAGTATCTTTTTTGCAATTAATCAG TACCGGCAGCTGAAGAATATATCACTGGGCACGCTTGGTTATGAGCAAGATGAAGAAGACTTGGCAGGCTTACAGATATGCAAGCAACAATACAGGAAAGGCACGATGCTTCCATCTAACGATACATTGCACATAGACAGTACTATTGAAACAG AATGCATTCACCTAGATCCCCAGGAACTGGCTGCTAAGGAAACAAGTGACTTGAAGAATTCATCGTTTTTCCACCTTGAGTTTTATAG GCTCATACAGGTTGAAATTTCTTTTAAACTAAAAGGCATCGATCTACAAACCATTCATGACCGTGAACTGCCTGACTGTTATGAATTTGAGAATACT ATTACTTTTAACAACAGAGCCCATAGtggtaaaatgaaaatattttttgataCTGATGCTGACATTCAAGAGTGTAAAGATTGGAATATATCTGGATCCA TTCAAAAGAACACACAATACATCTTGGTTTTTGATGGGTTCGTCATTGTGACCTGCTTTGCTTCTCTTATTCTCTGCACACGATCCATTATTCTTGCTCTAAAACTGCAAAAA AGATTTGTGAATTTCTTCCTGGAGAAATATAAGCGCCACGTGTGCAGTGCAGACCGCCTAGAATTCATAAATGGGTGGTATGTCCTGGTGATTATTAGCGATATGATGACTATCATTGGGTCCATaatgaaaatggaaataaaagccAAG AATCTTACGAGCTATGATGTTTGCAGCATTTTCCTTGGTACATCTACTCTGTTTGTTTGGGCAGGAGTCATTCGGTATTTGGGATACTTCCAGACTTACAAC GTGCTAATTTTAACAATGCAAGCATCCTTGCCCAAAGTTCTAAGGTTCTGTTGCTGTGCTGGAATGATATATCTTGGCTATACTTTCTGTGGCTGGATTGTTATAGGACCATATCATGAAAAG TTTGAGGATCTGAACACAGTCGCagagtgtttgttttctttggtcAATGGCGATGACATGTTTGCTACATTTGCTCAGATCCAGCAGAAAAGTACATTAGTGTGGCTCTTCAGTCGATTGTACCTGTATTCCTTCATTAGCCTCTTCATATATATGATCCTCAGCCTTTTTATTGCACTGATTACAGATGCTTATGACACCATAAAG AAATATCAGCAGATTGGATCCCCAGTTACTGATCTTCATGAATTCCTAAAAGAATGCAGCAGTGAAGAATACTGCAGTGGACCAGAGCGGTCCTTAAGTTTCTGTTGCTGCAGGAG ATCACTCTTCTGGCTGAATCGTCGCTCTCGTGGTAGAGTGTCCTGA